The genomic DNA TACGTGGCCGGGCCGAACCATGTCCTGCCCACCGGCCGCACCGCCCGCTTCGCCTCCGGCCTCAGCGTCTATGACTTCCTGAAGCGCACCACCTGGGTCTCCGCCACCGAGGCCGGGCTGCACCGCATCGGCCCCGCCGCCGTCACCCTGGCGGAAGCCGAAGGGCTGGGCGCCCATGCCCGCAGCATCGCCATGCGGCTGGGGCAATAGGCATCGTCCGGGTGGGGCGGTTCAGTAGGTTCCGGATGTACCGGGGCCTTTCGGCCTCGGCCCGCCCCGCATCGCCGCCACCGTCGCCTGCGCCCCTGCCGCCATCAACCTGGCGTCGGAGGCCACGGTGACGAAGCGGAAGCCCTTCTCCACCATGCGCAGCGCGTATTCCGCCGTGCCGTTGTGGATGCAGGGCACCACGCCGTGCTCCTTCGCCTTGGCCAGGATCATCTCGATGGCCTCGACCACCGGTTTCTCCTCCTGGTCGAAGCGCGGCGTGCAGCCCAGGGCGAGGGAAAGGTCGGCGGGGCCGATATAGACGGCGTCCAGCCCCTCGACCGACAGGATCTCTTCGAGATTGTCGAGCGCCTGGCGCGTCTCGATCATCGCCAGGCCGAAGACCGTGTCATTGGCGTGCTTCGCATAGTCCGGCCCGGCATGCAGCAGCGCACGGATCGGACCGAAGGAGCGCATGCCGCGCGGCGGGTAGCGCAGCGCGGAGACGAA from Roseomonas gilardii includes the following:
- a CDS encoding HpcH/HpaI aldolase family protein; this translates as MRENRVRTLWSRGEAVVNGWLAIPNVFSAETMAHAGWDSLTIDMQHGVVDYAAAVSMLTAISTTETTPMVRVPWLDPGIIMKMLDAGAYGVICPMINTRADAELFVSALRYPPRGMRSFGPIRALLHAGPDYAKHANDTVFGLAMIETRQALDNLEEILSVEGLDAVYIGPADLSLALGCTPRFDQEEKPVVEAIEMILAKAKEHGVVPCIHNGTAEYALRMVEKGFRFVTVASDARLMAAGAQATVAAMRGGPRPKGPGTSGTY